One window of the Cyanobacteria bacterium FACHB-DQ100 genome contains the following:
- a CDS encoding response regulator, giving the protein MSRCVLIVDDEKDVLSVIQMGLEMSAGWRVLTTTSGKEAVAIATEYQPDVILLDWMMPEMDGRATLQALRSNSATSSIPVILVTAKTQSPDGDTFAGIEVAAILTKPLRPLKLAEQVDRALA; this is encoded by the coding sequence ATGAGTAGATGTGTCTTGATTGTTGATGATGAGAAAGATGTACTGTCGGTCATACAGATGGGTCTAGAAATGAGTGCAGGCTGGAGAGTGTTAACAACTACTTCCGGGAAAGAAGCCGTTGCGATCGCGACAGAATACCAGCCCGATGTGATCTTGCTCGATTGGATGATGCCAGAAATGGATGGACGAGCAACGCTGCAAGCGCTACGATCAAATTCTGCAACAAGCAGCATCCCGGTAATTCTAGTGACTGCTAAAACCCAGTCGCCAGATGGTGATACCTTTGCGGGGATCGAGGTTGCAGCAATTCTTACGAAGCCGCTCCGTCCACTAAAGTTGGCAGAGCAAGTCGATCGAGCGTTGGCTTAG